In the Natronoglycomyces albus genome, GTCTAGGTAGGCGCCCCGGGCCTACCTGCGTAGACGTGACGACCTCTTGATCCGCGCTTTGCCTAAACCTGCGTCTCAGAGTTGAGTCTAGTCCACTCAACTTTGTTTTTCACGACCATGCCAGTGAAATTTTCGTCACGTATCGCGCGCCGACTAATCCAACCAGGTGCGTCGCTTCCGCCAAAGATTCCGAAAGCCGCCGCCAACAGACGCAAACCCCATAGTTATCCACAAGCGCCATATCGTTACTTGACGCTCAAACAGGACTTTTGAGACGCTGGAATTGGGGGTCCCCTGGGTGAAGAATCTTCACGTCTTGACGTTGTCGCAGTTCATTACCTCAGCCGCCAATCAGGCATAGAAAAATCGGCCCTGGCGCACATCCGGCAATCGCGAAAGATCTTCGCCGGGCGCGCGGCCAATGGGCCGATTTAGCAGTTAACGCTAGTTACTTCTTACCAATGCCGAACAGGGCCTTCACCTTGGCGAAGAAACCGGCCTTAGGCTGGTCGACACCGTTGGTCTCAGCGCTGGCCTCCTCGTGAGGCTTCGACTCGTCAACAGCCTTGTCCGAGGCAGCCGCCTTGACGTCGGCCTCCTTCTCGGGCGCAGGCTCAGAGGCAACCTCGGGCTTGGCCTCTTCTTTGACCGCTACCTTCTCAGCCGCTTCGGACTCTGCGGCCGCTTCAGGCTCTGCGGCCGTTTCAGGCTTGGACTCAGCCTTGGACTCAGCCTCAACAGCGTCGGCCTCAGTCTTGGACTCAACCTCGGCGTCTTGCTCCATCGAGGGAGCTTCAGCCTGCTCGGGAATGGCAGCCGACTCGGTGTCGCCCTCAGCAGCCTTGGACTCATCACCCTCAGCCGCGGCGGCTTCGCTCGAAGCCTCCTGGGCAGCCTCTTCAGCCTGGGGGGCGTCCTCCACGACCGGGCCCGCCTCAACTTCGGTGTCGTCGGCCTCGCCCAACAAGTCTTTGAAAGCCGCCAGCCGCATCACTGGCACTCCCTGGTCGGTCGCCTTCTTCAGACGGGGCTCCGAGGGCTTGACAGTCTCATCGACGACCATGTGCGTCACGGTCGTGGTAAATCGGGCCGCAATGGCCACCTCTGCGTGGTCCTCCGCGAGCTGGCGAGCGTGCTCAGCGTCCTTGCCGGACCCCAGAATCAGAACCCTTATCGTCACTTCGGTCTTGGCTGGCACTATCAGCCCTCCTCGTTTAGGAATACAGCGTCTTTTGGGCACATTATTCAGGGCGTTCGCCTGATCGTACCGCTCGACTCCCAGCAGTATGCCAAGCCACCGCCGACTTATCCGCCTGTGCGCACCGGCTCCCACCTACGGTGACACCCCATCAGAGGCCTTCGATCCAATGGGCTCGACCCGAACAACCCACAGAGGCGACTATGTGAGGCAGTCGTGGTGGGCGCCCGGCTGGCCTTGCGCATCGCTGTGACCACTATGGATAAAAGTGGTGGCAATCCAGAGCCGACATCGGCAAACCCCGGCTCGTACTCTAACCACTTCACCAAGATGCGGCCAGAAACGGCACGGGCGCGAATAAGTGGAATGACACACAACACATACACAAAGTAACCGGCCTCCATCCAGACACACACCCCGCGCGGTGACTCGGCTCCCCACAGTTACCGATCGGTACGACACCCTTCACGTGCCCATACGCTCCCGGTTGTTTCATTCCTTTGTGGCCCAACGGTTTTAGGGTATATCGAAGGCGGTCGTTACGGACAATTTTGAGCCTTGCCCTCTTGCTGGCATATTGCTAAAGTCACTGCGAAAAATGATCATGTAATTACCATTTGTAAAGAATGGGGCATCATGTGGAAGCTCTCAAAACCGCCCCTGGCAACCGACCCACCCAGTGGAAGCCAGACTTACGGCTACATCACAACGCAACGACACGAAGAACTCAGGGACCAAGTAAAGGACTTCGCCAAACGAGAAGTACTCCCCCGCGTCAACGACATGGAGCAAAGCCGCTCCGTCCACCACGAACTATCACGGATGATCGCTCGCCAAGGCTGGATCGGCGTCACCATAGACGAAGAGTACGGCGGCATGGGCATGGGCCACGTCGCCAAAACCATCATCATCGAAGAACTCTCCAAGGCCAGTGGAGCAATGGGCGCGATGGCGCAAGCCTCGCAATTGGGCGTAGCCAAGATCATTCACTTTGGCACCAAGAAGCAGAAGAAGCACTGGTTGCCACAGGTCGCCAGCGGTGAGTGTCTGCCCACCATCGCCGTCACCGAAGGCGAATCCGGGGGCCACGTACTGGGCATGAACTGCACGGCGCAACGCGAAGGAAAGGACTACATACTCAACGGACACAAGGTATTCGTCGGCAACAGCCACGTGGGCGATGTACACGGGGTGGTGGCCCGCACCGGCTCCGGGTCCAAGGGACTCACCGCATTCCTCATCGAATCCGACCGCGAAGGCTTCTCGGTGGCCCCACAACAAACCGCCATGGGCCTGCACGGATTCAGCTTTGGGGAACTACTCTTCGAGAACTGTCGGGTACCGGCGAGCAACGTCCTAGGTTCGGTCGGCGAAGGTTTGCCAGTGGCATACTCTTCGAGCGTCCTCTACGGACGAGCCAACCTGACAGCTGTCGCCCTCGGTATTCACCAGGCGATACTGGACGAGACGACCAAGTACGCGGCCGAGCGCGAGCTATACGGCAAGCCCCTACACGAGCTGCCCACCATCAAAAACAAAATTGGTGACATGCAATCACGGCTCATGACCGCCCGGTTGGCCGCCTATCACGCCGTTGACCTTTTGGACCGAGGACTGCGATGCGACGCGGAATTGATCAACG is a window encoding:
- a CDS encoding acyl-CoA dehydrogenase family protein, with the translated sequence MWKLSKPPLATDPPSGSQTYGYITTQRHEELRDQVKDFAKREVLPRVNDMEQSRSVHHELSRMIARQGWIGVTIDEEYGGMGMGHVAKTIIIEELSKASGAMGAMAQASQLGVAKIIHFGTKKQKKHWLPQVASGECLPTIAVTEGESGGHVLGMNCTAQREGKDYILNGHKVFVGNSHVGDVHGVVARTGSGSKGLTAFLIESDREGFSVAPQQTAMGLHGFSFGELLFENCRVPASNVLGSVGEGLPVAYSSSVLYGRANLTAVALGIHQAILDETTKYAAERELYGKPLHELPTIKNKIGDMQSRLMTARLAAYHAVDLLDRGLRCDAELINAKLINVEYALDSARNAMEIHAASGLFTDRPIERYLRDAHHIFAPAGTSDIQRLRLGEMALGQSKGQWSERLADKVQMTP